In Oncorhynchus clarkii lewisi isolate Uvic-CL-2024 chromosome 2, UVic_Ocla_1.0, whole genome shotgun sequence, one DNA window encodes the following:
- the LOC139365552 gene encoding bromodomain-containing protein 2-like isoform X2, which translates to METAVNPPLDSISLGVVGLSGGGMEHHVSGPGKRMRKPSLLYEGFESPQLPHAPPPPPVQPPVRDPGRQGCMTNQLQFLQKAMIKSLWRHHFAWPFHEPVDAFRLNLPDYHKIIKQPMDMGTIKKRLENNYYRSASECMQDFNTMFTNCYIYNKPTDDIVLMAQSLEKVFLQKVAQMPQEEIELPPPAPRGKPGKGGRKSNVWKAHQVPAVSQSAYSPSSSDTGDSDTPPQTMLPKSLPPTQLLSLPPTLPTAKKKGVKRKADTTTPSNMMTMPLAVGGGRMVGLGKGGHGQGLSHDPSTLSLTSLGDMDPPPSLVRGPMGPGGPVLLQPMMAGGGKTLARRGGSGRPIKPPKKDLPDSVKPKAPRRAKLSQQLRYCNSVLKDLLSKKHAAYAWPFYKPVDASALGLHDYHDIIKCPMDLSNIKRRMDSREYRDSQQFSADVRLMFSNCYKYNPPDHDVVGMARKLQDVFEFRFAKMPDEPLQQAPPKSRGMGGIMGTHAHGGGDSSSSSSSSSSSSESEPSSESESSPSSDSEEERAHRLAELQDQLRAVHEQLAALSQGPIVKNKKKREKKDKKEKKKKKKPEKRSRGRPSAEIGGEDWEMPTAKPMRTPKSKSSSRSSAPASSQGKRGPGKKKGSKNTKKSQAATMPYYASPTFSMLPHYDSEEEEETSPMSYDEKRQLSLDINKLPGEKLGRVVHIIQSREPSLRDTNPEEIEIDFETLKPSTLRELERYVMMCLRKKPRKPYVKKGGPGKSREELTLEKKRELERRLQDVSGQLNSGKKPQKPKAEKLSGVEPHAQPSRLSGSSSSSDSSSSSSSSSSDTSESDSG; encoded by the exons ATGGAAACGGCCGTTAACCCGCCCCTTGACAG CATCTCTCTGGGAGTGGTTGGGCTGTCTGGCGGCGGGATGGAGCACCATGTCTCGGGCCCAGGCAAGCGCATGCGGAAGCCCTCGCTGCTGTATGAAGGCTTTGAGAGCCCCCAGTTGCCACATGCGCCGCCCCCTCCCCCGGTCCAGCCCCCCGTCAGGGACCCCGGCCGGCAGGGTTGCATGACCAACCAGCTGCAGTTCCTCCAGAAGGCTATGATCAAGTCCCTGTGGAGGCACCATTTTGCCTGGCCTTTCCATGAGCCAGTGGATGCCTTCAGACTCAACCTCCCA GATTATCACAAGATCATCAAGCAGCCCATGGACATGGGCACCATCAAGAAGCGGCTGGAGAACAACTACTACCGCAGCGCCAGTGAGTGCATGCAGGACTTCAACACCATGTTCACCAACTGTTACATCTACAACAAG ccCACAGATGACATAGTGCTGATGGCCCAGTCCCTGGAGAAGGTGTTCCTGCAGAAGGTGGCCCAGATGCCCCAGGAGGAGATTGAGCTGCCCCCTCCTGCCCCCAGGGGCAAGCCTGGCAAAGGAGGCCGCAAGTCCAACG TGTGGAAAGCTCACCAGGTCCCTGCGGTGTCCCAGTCAGCatactccccctcctcctctgacaCGGGTGACTCCGACACCCCCCCTCAGACCATGCTGCCCAAGAGTCTGCCCCCCACACAGCTGTTGAGCCTGCCCCCCACACTGCCCACCGCTAAG aAGAAGGGAGTGAAGCGGAAGGCGGACACCACCACTCCCTCCAACATGATGACCATGCCCCTGGCCGTAGGAGGGGGTCGGATGGTGGGCCTGGGGAAAGGAGGCCACGGGCAAGGCCTGAGCCAcgacccctccactctctccctcacctccctgGGGGACATGGACCCCCCTCCCAGCCTGGTTAGAGGACCCATGGGCCCAGGAGGCCCCGTTCTGCTCCAGCCAATGATGGCCGGAGGTGGGAAGACCTTGGCTCGGCGCGGGGGCAGTGGACGCCCCATCAAGCCCCCCAAAAAGGATCTGCCGGACTCTGTGAAGCCCAAGGCGCCGCGGCGGGCCAAGTTGAGCCAACAGCTGCGTTACTGTAACAGTGTACTGAAGGATCTGCTGTCCAAGAAACACGCGGCCTACGCCTGGCCCTTCTACAAGCCAGTGGACGCCTCGGCCCTGGGCCTGCACGACTATCACGACATAATCAAGTGCCCCATGGACCTCAGCAACATCAAG AGGAGGATGGACAGTCGGGAGTACAGGGATTCACAACAGTTTTCCGCTGACGTCCGACTCATGTTTTCCAACTGCTACAAATACAACCCCCCCGACCATGACGTAGTGGGCATGGCCCGCAAACTGCAG GACGTGTTTGAGTTCCGCTTCGCCAAGATGCCGGACGAGCCCCTCCAGCAGGCTCCCCCCAAGTCCCGTGGCATGGGCGGCATCATGGGCACTCACGCTCACGGTGGAGGTGACTCCTCGTCTTCGTCGTCGTCGTCCTCCTCCTCGTCAGAGAGCGAGCccagcagcgagagcgagagcAGCCCCAGCTCGGACAGCGAGGAGGAGCGAGCACACCGCCTGGCCGAGTTACAGGACCAG CTCCGAGCCGTACACGAGCAGCTGGCAGCCCTCTCCCAGGGTCCAATTGTcaagaacaagaagaagagagagaagaaagacaagaaggagaaaaagaagaagaagaagccggAGAAGCGAAGCCGAGGACGGCCCAGTGCGGAGATAGGGGGTGAGGACTGGGAGATGCCGACGGCCAAACCGATGAGGACTCCGAAGAGTAAATCCAGTAGCAGGAGCTCAGCTCCCGCCTCCTCACAGGGCAAGAGAGGCCCCGGCAAGAAGAAGGGCAGCAA aaaCACCAAGAAGTCCCAGGCTGCTACCATGCCCTACTACGCTTCGCCTACTTTCTCCATGCTGCCCCACTACGACtccgaggaagaggaggagacgtCTCCCATGTCGTACGACGAGAAGCGCCAGCTGAGCCTGGACATCAACAAGCTGCCCGGCGAAAAGCTGGGCCGCGTCGTCCACATCATCCAGTCCCGCGAGCCCTCGCTGCGCGACACCAACCCCGAGGAAATCGAAATCGACTTTGAGACGCTCAAACCGTCGACGCTGCGTGAGCTGGAGCGCTACGTCATGATGTGCTTGAGGAAGAAGCCCCGTAAGCCCTATG TGAAGAAAGGGGGCCCCGGCAAGTCCAGAGAAGAACTGACcctggagaagaagagggagctggagaggaggctgcaggatgtcagcggacAGCTCAACTCTGGCAAGAAACCCCAGAAACCCAAGG CGGAGAAGCTCAGCGGCGTGGAGCCCCATGCCCAGCCCTCCCGCCTCAGCGGTAGCAGCTCCAGCTCagactcttcctcctcctcgtcatcctcctcctctgacaCCAGTGAATCAGACTCGGGTTga
- the LOC139365552 gene encoding bromodomain-containing protein 2-like isoform X1, producing METAVNPPLDSISLGVVGLSGGGMEHHVSGPGKRMRKPSLLYEGFESPQLPHAPPPPPVQPPVRDPGRQGCMTNQLQFLQKAMIKSLWRHHFAWPFHEPVDAFRLNLPDYHKIIKQPMDMGTIKKRLENNYYRSASECMQDFNTMFTNCYIYNKPTDDIVLMAQSLEKVFLQKVAQMPQEEIELPPPAPRGKPGKGGRKSNVWKAHQVPAVSQSAYSPSSSDTGDSDTPPQTMLPKSLPPTQLLSLPPTLPTAKKKGVKRKADTTTPSNMMTMPLAVGGGRMVGLGKGGHGQGLSHDPSTLSLTSLGDMDPPPSLVRGPMGPGGPVLLQPMMAGGGKTLARRGGSGRPIKPPKKDLPDSVKPKAPRRAKLSQQLRYCNSVLKDLLSKKHAAYAWPFYKPVDASALGLHDYHDIIKCPMDLSNIKRRMDSREYRDSQQFSADVRLMFSNCYKYNPPDHDVVGMARKLQDVFEFRFAKMPDEPLQQAPPKSRGMGGIMGTHAHGGGDSSSSSSSSSSSSESEPSSESESSPSSDSEEERAHRLAELQDQVCTQLRAVHEQLAALSQGPIVKNKKKREKKDKKEKKKKKKPEKRSRGRPSAEIGGEDWEMPTAKPMRTPKSKSSSRSSAPASSQGKRGPGKKKGSKNTKKSQAATMPYYASPTFSMLPHYDSEEEEETSPMSYDEKRQLSLDINKLPGEKLGRVVHIIQSREPSLRDTNPEEIEIDFETLKPSTLRELERYVMMCLRKKPRKPYVKKGGPGKSREELTLEKKRELERRLQDVSGQLNSGKKPQKPKAEKLSGVEPHAQPSRLSGSSSSSDSSSSSSSSSSDTSESDSG from the exons ATGGAAACGGCCGTTAACCCGCCCCTTGACAG CATCTCTCTGGGAGTGGTTGGGCTGTCTGGCGGCGGGATGGAGCACCATGTCTCGGGCCCAGGCAAGCGCATGCGGAAGCCCTCGCTGCTGTATGAAGGCTTTGAGAGCCCCCAGTTGCCACATGCGCCGCCCCCTCCCCCGGTCCAGCCCCCCGTCAGGGACCCCGGCCGGCAGGGTTGCATGACCAACCAGCTGCAGTTCCTCCAGAAGGCTATGATCAAGTCCCTGTGGAGGCACCATTTTGCCTGGCCTTTCCATGAGCCAGTGGATGCCTTCAGACTCAACCTCCCA GATTATCACAAGATCATCAAGCAGCCCATGGACATGGGCACCATCAAGAAGCGGCTGGAGAACAACTACTACCGCAGCGCCAGTGAGTGCATGCAGGACTTCAACACCATGTTCACCAACTGTTACATCTACAACAAG ccCACAGATGACATAGTGCTGATGGCCCAGTCCCTGGAGAAGGTGTTCCTGCAGAAGGTGGCCCAGATGCCCCAGGAGGAGATTGAGCTGCCCCCTCCTGCCCCCAGGGGCAAGCCTGGCAAAGGAGGCCGCAAGTCCAACG TGTGGAAAGCTCACCAGGTCCCTGCGGTGTCCCAGTCAGCatactccccctcctcctctgacaCGGGTGACTCCGACACCCCCCCTCAGACCATGCTGCCCAAGAGTCTGCCCCCCACACAGCTGTTGAGCCTGCCCCCCACACTGCCCACCGCTAAG aAGAAGGGAGTGAAGCGGAAGGCGGACACCACCACTCCCTCCAACATGATGACCATGCCCCTGGCCGTAGGAGGGGGTCGGATGGTGGGCCTGGGGAAAGGAGGCCACGGGCAAGGCCTGAGCCAcgacccctccactctctccctcacctccctgGGGGACATGGACCCCCCTCCCAGCCTGGTTAGAGGACCCATGGGCCCAGGAGGCCCCGTTCTGCTCCAGCCAATGATGGCCGGAGGTGGGAAGACCTTGGCTCGGCGCGGGGGCAGTGGACGCCCCATCAAGCCCCCCAAAAAGGATCTGCCGGACTCTGTGAAGCCCAAGGCGCCGCGGCGGGCCAAGTTGAGCCAACAGCTGCGTTACTGTAACAGTGTACTGAAGGATCTGCTGTCCAAGAAACACGCGGCCTACGCCTGGCCCTTCTACAAGCCAGTGGACGCCTCGGCCCTGGGCCTGCACGACTATCACGACATAATCAAGTGCCCCATGGACCTCAGCAACATCAAG AGGAGGATGGACAGTCGGGAGTACAGGGATTCACAACAGTTTTCCGCTGACGTCCGACTCATGTTTTCCAACTGCTACAAATACAACCCCCCCGACCATGACGTAGTGGGCATGGCCCGCAAACTGCAG GACGTGTTTGAGTTCCGCTTCGCCAAGATGCCGGACGAGCCCCTCCAGCAGGCTCCCCCCAAGTCCCGTGGCATGGGCGGCATCATGGGCACTCACGCTCACGGTGGAGGTGACTCCTCGTCTTCGTCGTCGTCGTCCTCCTCCTCGTCAGAGAGCGAGCccagcagcgagagcgagagcAGCCCCAGCTCGGACAGCGAGGAGGAGCGAGCACACCGCCTGGCCGAGTTACAGGACCAGGTGTGTACACAG CTCCGAGCCGTACACGAGCAGCTGGCAGCCCTCTCCCAGGGTCCAATTGTcaagaacaagaagaagagagagaagaaagacaagaaggagaaaaagaagaagaagaagccggAGAAGCGAAGCCGAGGACGGCCCAGTGCGGAGATAGGGGGTGAGGACTGGGAGATGCCGACGGCCAAACCGATGAGGACTCCGAAGAGTAAATCCAGTAGCAGGAGCTCAGCTCCCGCCTCCTCACAGGGCAAGAGAGGCCCCGGCAAGAAGAAGGGCAGCAA aaaCACCAAGAAGTCCCAGGCTGCTACCATGCCCTACTACGCTTCGCCTACTTTCTCCATGCTGCCCCACTACGACtccgaggaagaggaggagacgtCTCCCATGTCGTACGACGAGAAGCGCCAGCTGAGCCTGGACATCAACAAGCTGCCCGGCGAAAAGCTGGGCCGCGTCGTCCACATCATCCAGTCCCGCGAGCCCTCGCTGCGCGACACCAACCCCGAGGAAATCGAAATCGACTTTGAGACGCTCAAACCGTCGACGCTGCGTGAGCTGGAGCGCTACGTCATGATGTGCTTGAGGAAGAAGCCCCGTAAGCCCTATG TGAAGAAAGGGGGCCCCGGCAAGTCCAGAGAAGAACTGACcctggagaagaagagggagctggagaggaggctgcaggatgtcagcggacAGCTCAACTCTGGCAAGAAACCCCAGAAACCCAAGG CGGAGAAGCTCAGCGGCGTGGAGCCCCATGCCCAGCCCTCCCGCCTCAGCGGTAGCAGCTCCAGCTCagactcttcctcctcctcgtcatcctcctcctctgacaCCAGTGAATCAGACTCGGGTTga